In Castanea sativa cultivar Marrone di Chiusa Pesio chromosome 6, ASM4071231v1, a single window of DNA contains:
- the LOC142638267 gene encoding uncharacterized protein LOC142638267 isoform X1, with product MRRNIEKQTRYVPYHSGTCWRPLKKKVSTASLVFFFFLLVSALVFLGWIDIPIFSGTSSFSSDKPIQKTTRKSPKEQEFPLKCTKGNKKQTCPKNYYPTTTTTTTHNPDRPISSSSNKTCPSYFRWIHEDLRHWKHTGITRDMVERARETAHFRLVIVKGKAYVEKYKESIQTRDMFSLWGILQLLRLYPGRLPDLELMFDCDDRPVVPSSDFPGPNAGPPPLFRYCSDWSSLDIVFPDWSFWGWAEINIKPWKSVLEDIKQGNTRTKWKDRVPYAYWKGNPSVAPTRDDLLKCNVSDKDDWNTHLYIQDWVQESKQGYNQSNLEDQCTHRYKIYIEGWAWSVSEKYVLACDSMTLLIRPHYYDFFIRGMVPLEHYWPIRDDSKCTSLKFAVEWGNNHAQKQAQAIGKAASNFIQEDLKMDYVYDYMFHLLKEYAKLLKFKPSIPRGAVELCSEMMACPAKGTWEKFMVESMVKSPSNLTPCTLPPPYDPSSLQGFLERKDKSIKQVEMWENKYWKNLNKKQ from the exons ATGAGAAGAAATATTGAGAAACAAACTCGATATGTTCCATATCACAGTGGAACTTGTTGGCGGCCATTGAAGAAGAAAGTTTCAACAGCTAGcttggtcttcttcttcttcctccttgtCAGTGCTTTGGTATTTCTAGGCTGGATTGATATT CCTATATTTTCAGGTACTTCTAGTTTTAGCAGTGACAAACCAATCCaaaaaacaacaagaaaatcACCAAAAGAGCAAGAATTCCCACTGAAATGcacaaaaggaaacaaaaaacagACCTGCCCAAAAAACTACTAccccacaacaacaacaacaacaacacacaATCCTGACCGTccaatatcatcatcatcaaacaaAACATGCCCATCATACTTCCGTTGGATCCACGAAGATCTACGGCACTGGAAGCACACAGGAATCACGAGAGACATGGTGGAGCGGGCCCGCGAGACTGCGCATTTCAGGCTTGTGATCGTGAAAGGTAAGGCGTACGTAGAAAAATACAAGGAGTCGATACAGACAAGAGACATGTTCAGCTTGTGGGGCATTTTGCAGCTGCTAAGGTTGTACCCTGGGAGGTTGCCTGACTTGGAACTCATGTTTGATTGTGATGACCGACCTGTTGTCCCATCTAGCGACTTTCCAGGCCCAAATGCAGGCCCACCTCCATTGTTTCGTTACTGTTCAGATTGGTCGAGTTTGGATATTGTGTTCCCTGATTGGTCTTTTTGGGGCTG GGCTGAGATCAATATAAAGCCATGGAAAAGTGTGTTGGAGGACATAAAACAAGGTAACACAAGAACCAAATGGAAGGATAGAGTACCCTATGCTTATTGGAAAGGGAATCCAAGTGTGGCTCCAACTAGGGATGACCTTTTGAAGTGTAATGTCTCAGACAAAGATGACTGGAACACTCACCTATATATACAG GACTGGGTGCAAGAATCTAAACAAGGTTACAACCAATCAAACTTAGAAGACCAATGCACTCACAG ATATAAGATTTATATAGAGGGATGGGCATGGTCTGTAAGTGAGAAGTATGTTTTAGCATGTGACTCAATGACATTGCTCATAAGGCCTCATTATTATGATTTCTTCATCAGAGGCATGGTGCCATTGGAGCACTATTGGCCCATTAGGGACGATAGCAAATGCACCTCTCTCAAGTTTGCTGTGGAATGGGGCAACAATCACGCGCaaaag CAGGCTCAAGCCATAGGAAAGGCAGCAAGCAACTTCATACAAGAGGATCTAAAGATGGACTATGTATATGATTACATGTTTCATTTGTTAAAAGAATACGCAAAGCTCTTGAAATTCAAACCATCTATACCTCGAGGAGCGGTTGAGCTATGTTCAGAAATGATGGCTTGCCCCGCAAAGGGTACGTGGGAGAAATTCATGGTTGAGTCCATGGTTAAGTCTCCTAGTAATTTGACCCCATGCACCTTGCCTCCTCCTTATGATCCTTCGTCACTACAAGGTTTTCTTGAGAGAAAGGATAAATCCATAAAGCAAGTGGAAATGTGGGAAAATAAGTATTGGAAAAATCTAAACAAGAAGCAATAA
- the LOC142638267 gene encoding uncharacterized protein LOC142638267 isoform X2: MRRNIEKQTRYVPYHSGTCWRPLKKKVSTASLVFFFFLLVSALVFLGWIDIPIFSGTSSFSSDKPIQKTTRKSPKEQEFPLKCTKGNKKQTCPKNYYPTTTTTTTHNPDRPISSSSNKTCPSYFRWIHEDLRHWKHTGITRDMVERARETAHFRLVIVKGKAYVEKYKESIQTRDMFSLWGILQLLRLYPGRLPDLELMFDCDDRPVVPSSDFPGPNAGPPPLFRYCSDWSSLDIVFPDWSFWGWAEINIKPWKSVLEDIKQGNTRTKWKDRVPYAYWKGNPSVAPTRDDLLKCNVSDKDDWNTHLYIQDWVQESKQGYNQSNLEDQCTHRYKIYIEGWAWSVSEKYVLACDSMTLLIRPHYYDFFIRGMVPLEHYWPIRDDSKCTSLKFAVEWGNNHAQKAQAIGKAASNFIQEDLKMDYVYDYMFHLLKEYAKLLKFKPSIPRGAVELCSEMMACPAKGTWEKFMVESMVKSPSNLTPCTLPPPYDPSSLQGFLERKDKSIKQVEMWENKYWKNLNKKQ, encoded by the exons ATGAGAAGAAATATTGAGAAACAAACTCGATATGTTCCATATCACAGTGGAACTTGTTGGCGGCCATTGAAGAAGAAAGTTTCAACAGCTAGcttggtcttcttcttcttcctccttgtCAGTGCTTTGGTATTTCTAGGCTGGATTGATATT CCTATATTTTCAGGTACTTCTAGTTTTAGCAGTGACAAACCAATCCaaaaaacaacaagaaaatcACCAAAAGAGCAAGAATTCCCACTGAAATGcacaaaaggaaacaaaaaacagACCTGCCCAAAAAACTACTAccccacaacaacaacaacaacaacacacaATCCTGACCGTccaatatcatcatcatcaaacaaAACATGCCCATCATACTTCCGTTGGATCCACGAAGATCTACGGCACTGGAAGCACACAGGAATCACGAGAGACATGGTGGAGCGGGCCCGCGAGACTGCGCATTTCAGGCTTGTGATCGTGAAAGGTAAGGCGTACGTAGAAAAATACAAGGAGTCGATACAGACAAGAGACATGTTCAGCTTGTGGGGCATTTTGCAGCTGCTAAGGTTGTACCCTGGGAGGTTGCCTGACTTGGAACTCATGTTTGATTGTGATGACCGACCTGTTGTCCCATCTAGCGACTTTCCAGGCCCAAATGCAGGCCCACCTCCATTGTTTCGTTACTGTTCAGATTGGTCGAGTTTGGATATTGTGTTCCCTGATTGGTCTTTTTGGGGCTG GGCTGAGATCAATATAAAGCCATGGAAAAGTGTGTTGGAGGACATAAAACAAGGTAACACAAGAACCAAATGGAAGGATAGAGTACCCTATGCTTATTGGAAAGGGAATCCAAGTGTGGCTCCAACTAGGGATGACCTTTTGAAGTGTAATGTCTCAGACAAAGATGACTGGAACACTCACCTATATATACAG GACTGGGTGCAAGAATCTAAACAAGGTTACAACCAATCAAACTTAGAAGACCAATGCACTCACAG ATATAAGATTTATATAGAGGGATGGGCATGGTCTGTAAGTGAGAAGTATGTTTTAGCATGTGACTCAATGACATTGCTCATAAGGCCTCATTATTATGATTTCTTCATCAGAGGCATGGTGCCATTGGAGCACTATTGGCCCATTAGGGACGATAGCAAATGCACCTCTCTCAAGTTTGCTGTGGAATGGGGCAACAATCACGCGCaaaag GCTCAAGCCATAGGAAAGGCAGCAAGCAACTTCATACAAGAGGATCTAAAGATGGACTATGTATATGATTACATGTTTCATTTGTTAAAAGAATACGCAAAGCTCTTGAAATTCAAACCATCTATACCTCGAGGAGCGGTTGAGCTATGTTCAGAAATGATGGCTTGCCCCGCAAAGGGTACGTGGGAGAAATTCATGGTTGAGTCCATGGTTAAGTCTCCTAGTAATTTGACCCCATGCACCTTGCCTCCTCCTTATGATCCTTCGTCACTACAAGGTTTTCTTGAGAGAAAGGATAAATCCATAAAGCAAGTGGAAATGTGGGAAAATAAGTATTGGAAAAATCTAAACAAGAAGCAATAA
- the LOC142638267 gene encoding uncharacterized protein LOC142638267 isoform X4, which translates to MRRNIEKQTRYVPYHSGTCWRPLKKKVSTASLVFFFFLLVSALVFLGWIDIPIFSGTSSFSSDKPIQKTTRKSPKEQEFPLKCTKGNKKQTCPKNYYPTTTTTTTHNPDRPISSSSNKTCPSYFRWIHEDLRHWKHTGITRDMVERARETAHFRLVIVKGKAYVEKYKESIQTRDMFSLWGILQLLRLYPGRLPDLELMFDCDDRPVVPSSDFPGPNAGPPPLFRYCSDWSSLDIVFPDWSFWGWAEINIKPWKSVLEDIKQGNTRTKWKDRVPYAYWKGNPSVAPTRDDLLKCNVSDKDDWNTHLYIQDWVQESKQGYNQSNLEDQCTHRGMVPLEHYWPIRDDSKCTSLKFAVEWGNNHAQKAQAIGKAASNFIQEDLKMDYVYDYMFHLLKEYAKLLKFKPSIPRGAVELCSEMMACPAKGTWEKFMVESMVKSPSNLTPCTLPPPYDPSSLQGFLERKDKSIKQVEMWENKYWKNLNKKQ; encoded by the exons ATGAGAAGAAATATTGAGAAACAAACTCGATATGTTCCATATCACAGTGGAACTTGTTGGCGGCCATTGAAGAAGAAAGTTTCAACAGCTAGcttggtcttcttcttcttcctccttgtCAGTGCTTTGGTATTTCTAGGCTGGATTGATATT CCTATATTTTCAGGTACTTCTAGTTTTAGCAGTGACAAACCAATCCaaaaaacaacaagaaaatcACCAAAAGAGCAAGAATTCCCACTGAAATGcacaaaaggaaacaaaaaacagACCTGCCCAAAAAACTACTAccccacaacaacaacaacaacaacacacaATCCTGACCGTccaatatcatcatcatcaaacaaAACATGCCCATCATACTTCCGTTGGATCCACGAAGATCTACGGCACTGGAAGCACACAGGAATCACGAGAGACATGGTGGAGCGGGCCCGCGAGACTGCGCATTTCAGGCTTGTGATCGTGAAAGGTAAGGCGTACGTAGAAAAATACAAGGAGTCGATACAGACAAGAGACATGTTCAGCTTGTGGGGCATTTTGCAGCTGCTAAGGTTGTACCCTGGGAGGTTGCCTGACTTGGAACTCATGTTTGATTGTGATGACCGACCTGTTGTCCCATCTAGCGACTTTCCAGGCCCAAATGCAGGCCCACCTCCATTGTTTCGTTACTGTTCAGATTGGTCGAGTTTGGATATTGTGTTCCCTGATTGGTCTTTTTGGGGCTG GGCTGAGATCAATATAAAGCCATGGAAAAGTGTGTTGGAGGACATAAAACAAGGTAACACAAGAACCAAATGGAAGGATAGAGTACCCTATGCTTATTGGAAAGGGAATCCAAGTGTGGCTCCAACTAGGGATGACCTTTTGAAGTGTAATGTCTCAGACAAAGATGACTGGAACACTCACCTATATATACAG GACTGGGTGCAAGAATCTAAACAAGGTTACAACCAATCAAACTTAGAAGACCAATGCACTCACAG AGGCATGGTGCCATTGGAGCACTATTGGCCCATTAGGGACGATAGCAAATGCACCTCTCTCAAGTTTGCTGTGGAATGGGGCAACAATCACGCGCaaaag GCTCAAGCCATAGGAAAGGCAGCAAGCAACTTCATACAAGAGGATCTAAAGATGGACTATGTATATGATTACATGTTTCATTTGTTAAAAGAATACGCAAAGCTCTTGAAATTCAAACCATCTATACCTCGAGGAGCGGTTGAGCTATGTTCAGAAATGATGGCTTGCCCCGCAAAGGGTACGTGGGAGAAATTCATGGTTGAGTCCATGGTTAAGTCTCCTAGTAATTTGACCCCATGCACCTTGCCTCCTCCTTATGATCCTTCGTCACTACAAGGTTTTCTTGAGAGAAAGGATAAATCCATAAAGCAAGTGGAAATGTGGGAAAATAAGTATTGGAAAAATCTAAACAAGAAGCAATAA
- the LOC142638267 gene encoding uncharacterized protein LOC142638267 isoform X3 has translation MRRNIEKQTRYVPYHSGTCWRPLKKKVSTASLVFFFFLLVSALVFLGWIDIPIFSGTSSFSSDKPIQKTTRKSPKEQEFPLKCTKGNKKQTCPKNYYPTTTTTTTHNPDRPISSSSNKTCPSYFRWIHEDLRHWKHTGITRDMVERARETAHFRLVIVKGKAYVEKYKESIQTRDMFSLWGILQLLRLYPGRLPDLELMFDCDDRPVVPSSDFPGPNAGPPPLFRYCSDWSSLDIVFPDWSFWGWAEINIKPWKSVLEDIKQGNTRTKWKDRVPYAYWKGNPSVAPTRDDLLKCNVSDKDDWNTHLYIQDWVQESKQGYNQSNLEDQCTHRGMVPLEHYWPIRDDSKCTSLKFAVEWGNNHAQKQAQAIGKAASNFIQEDLKMDYVYDYMFHLLKEYAKLLKFKPSIPRGAVELCSEMMACPAKGTWEKFMVESMVKSPSNLTPCTLPPPYDPSSLQGFLERKDKSIKQVEMWENKYWKNLNKKQ, from the exons ATGAGAAGAAATATTGAGAAACAAACTCGATATGTTCCATATCACAGTGGAACTTGTTGGCGGCCATTGAAGAAGAAAGTTTCAACAGCTAGcttggtcttcttcttcttcctccttgtCAGTGCTTTGGTATTTCTAGGCTGGATTGATATT CCTATATTTTCAGGTACTTCTAGTTTTAGCAGTGACAAACCAATCCaaaaaacaacaagaaaatcACCAAAAGAGCAAGAATTCCCACTGAAATGcacaaaaggaaacaaaaaacagACCTGCCCAAAAAACTACTAccccacaacaacaacaacaacaacacacaATCCTGACCGTccaatatcatcatcatcaaacaaAACATGCCCATCATACTTCCGTTGGATCCACGAAGATCTACGGCACTGGAAGCACACAGGAATCACGAGAGACATGGTGGAGCGGGCCCGCGAGACTGCGCATTTCAGGCTTGTGATCGTGAAAGGTAAGGCGTACGTAGAAAAATACAAGGAGTCGATACAGACAAGAGACATGTTCAGCTTGTGGGGCATTTTGCAGCTGCTAAGGTTGTACCCTGGGAGGTTGCCTGACTTGGAACTCATGTTTGATTGTGATGACCGACCTGTTGTCCCATCTAGCGACTTTCCAGGCCCAAATGCAGGCCCACCTCCATTGTTTCGTTACTGTTCAGATTGGTCGAGTTTGGATATTGTGTTCCCTGATTGGTCTTTTTGGGGCTG GGCTGAGATCAATATAAAGCCATGGAAAAGTGTGTTGGAGGACATAAAACAAGGTAACACAAGAACCAAATGGAAGGATAGAGTACCCTATGCTTATTGGAAAGGGAATCCAAGTGTGGCTCCAACTAGGGATGACCTTTTGAAGTGTAATGTCTCAGACAAAGATGACTGGAACACTCACCTATATATACAG GACTGGGTGCAAGAATCTAAACAAGGTTACAACCAATCAAACTTAGAAGACCAATGCACTCACAG AGGCATGGTGCCATTGGAGCACTATTGGCCCATTAGGGACGATAGCAAATGCACCTCTCTCAAGTTTGCTGTGGAATGGGGCAACAATCACGCGCaaaag CAGGCTCAAGCCATAGGAAAGGCAGCAAGCAACTTCATACAAGAGGATCTAAAGATGGACTATGTATATGATTACATGTTTCATTTGTTAAAAGAATACGCAAAGCTCTTGAAATTCAAACCATCTATACCTCGAGGAGCGGTTGAGCTATGTTCAGAAATGATGGCTTGCCCCGCAAAGGGTACGTGGGAGAAATTCATGGTTGAGTCCATGGTTAAGTCTCCTAGTAATTTGACCCCATGCACCTTGCCTCCTCCTTATGATCCTTCGTCACTACAAGGTTTTCTTGAGAGAAAGGATAAATCCATAAAGCAAGTGGAAATGTGGGAAAATAAGTATTGGAAAAATCTAAACAAGAAGCAATAA
- the LOC142638689 gene encoding uncharacterized protein LOC142638689 isoform X2 — translation MGTCFHSVFWFWSQGAPLCGHFSMSPGKRWASITIFIFFFVISFVYWIDKSALTGNYFFRTFANTVSPKKSSVQVEFPINCSNLNLACPTNHPVTIEKEESFPVACPAYMRWIHEDLRPWKSAGITRDMVESGRVYANFRLVIVKGKAYVEKYKGSYQTRDVFTIWGILQLLRLYPGKVPDLELMFWCGDETVIKKRDHQGLKATSVPPVFHYCNDDESLDIVFPDWSFWGWPEIDIKPWRTTLESLKEGNKRIEWKDRKPYAFWKGNPYMSRTRMELMKCRISDKHDWNVHLYIQAQAIGEAASKFIQENLKMDFIYDYMFHLLSEYSKLLKFEPTIPLGALEVCSETMVCLEGNKFWRIKNFMVESMVKSPRDTLPCTMPPPL, via the exons atgGGAACTTGTTTTCATTCTGTTTTCTGGTTTTGGTCACAAGGAGCTCCATTGTGTGGTCATTTTTCGATGTCTCCTGGGAAGAGATGGGCCTCCATAACtattttcatcttcttctttgttaTCAGCTTCGTCTATTGGATTGACAAG tctgcCTTAACAGGTAACTACTTCTTTAGGACATTTGCAAATACAGTAAGTCCTAAAAAGTCCTCTGTCCAAGTTGAGTTCCCAATCAATTGCTCCAATTTGAACTTAGCATGTCCAACCAATCACCCGGTGACAATTGAGAAAGAGGAATCATTTCCTGTGGCATGTCCAGCGTACATGCGGTGGATTCACGAAGATCTACGGCCATGGAAGAGTGCCGGAATCACTAGGGACATGGTGGAAAGTGGAAGAGTTTATGCAAATTTTAGACTTGTTATTGTAAAGGGAAAGGCTTATGTTGAGAAATATAAGGGGTCATATCAAACTAGGGATGTCTTTACAATATGGGGAATTTTGCAGCTTCTGAGGTTGTACCCTGGGAAGGTACCAGATTTGGAGCTAATGTTTTGGTGTGGAGACGAAACCGTGATTAAAAAACGTGACCACCAAGGGCTTAAAGCCACGTCGGTGCCACCGGTGTTCCATTATTGTAATGATGATGAATCACTAGACATTGTCTTCCCTGATTGGTCCTTCTGGGGTTG GCCTGAGATTGATATAAAGCCATGGAGGACTACATTGGAGTCCCTAAAAGAAGGCAATAAAAGGATCGAATGGAAGGATAGAAAGCCCTATGCCTTCTGGAAAGGAAACCCATACATGTCTCGAACAAGAATGGAACTTATGAAGTGCAGGATCTCTGACAAACACGACTGGAATGTTCATTTATATATCCAA GCACAAGCTATTGGAGAGGCAGCAAGCAAATTCATTCAAGAGAATCTTAAAATGGACTTTATTTATGACTACATGTTTCACTTGTTAAGTGAATACTCAAAGCTCTTGAAATTTGAACCAACAATTCCTCTAGGAGCGCTTGAGGTTTGTTCAGAAACAATGGTATGTCTAGAGGGTAATAAATTTTGGAGGATTAAGAATTTCATGGTGGAGTCCATGGTGAAATCCCCTAGGGATACACTTCCATGCACAATGCCTCCTCCTTTGTGA
- the LOC142638689 gene encoding uncharacterized protein LOC142638689 isoform X1: MGTCFHSVFWFWSQGAPLCGHFSMSPGKRWASITIFIFFFVISFVYWIDKSALTGNYFFRTFANTVSPKKSSVQVEFPINCSNLNLACPTNHPVTIEKEESFPVACPAYMRWIHEDLRPWKSAGITRDMVESGRVYANFRLVIVKGKAYVEKYKGSYQTRDVFTIWGILQLLRLYPGKVPDLELMFWCGDETVIKKRDHQGLKATSVPPVFHYCNDDESLDIVFPDWSFWGWPEIDIKPWRTTLESLKEGNKRIEWKDRKPYAFWKGNPYMSRTRMELMKCRISDKHDWNVHLYIQDWYKESKQGFKNSKLEDQCTHRYKIYIEGSTWSVSEKYILACNSMTLLLMPQYHEFFTRSLVPMQHYWPIKVTDNVCRDLKLAVEWGNNHTDKAQAIGEAASKFIQENLKMDFIYDYMFHLLSEYSKLLKFEPTIPLGALEVCSETMVCLEGNKFWRIKNFMVESMVKSPRDTLPCTMPPPL, encoded by the exons atgGGAACTTGTTTTCATTCTGTTTTCTGGTTTTGGTCACAAGGAGCTCCATTGTGTGGTCATTTTTCGATGTCTCCTGGGAAGAGATGGGCCTCCATAACtattttcatcttcttctttgttaTCAGCTTCGTCTATTGGATTGACAAG tctgcCTTAACAGGTAACTACTTCTTTAGGACATTTGCAAATACAGTAAGTCCTAAAAAGTCCTCTGTCCAAGTTGAGTTCCCAATCAATTGCTCCAATTTGAACTTAGCATGTCCAACCAATCACCCGGTGACAATTGAGAAAGAGGAATCATTTCCTGTGGCATGTCCAGCGTACATGCGGTGGATTCACGAAGATCTACGGCCATGGAAGAGTGCCGGAATCACTAGGGACATGGTGGAAAGTGGAAGAGTTTATGCAAATTTTAGACTTGTTATTGTAAAGGGAAAGGCTTATGTTGAGAAATATAAGGGGTCATATCAAACTAGGGATGTCTTTACAATATGGGGAATTTTGCAGCTTCTGAGGTTGTACCCTGGGAAGGTACCAGATTTGGAGCTAATGTTTTGGTGTGGAGACGAAACCGTGATTAAAAAACGTGACCACCAAGGGCTTAAAGCCACGTCGGTGCCACCGGTGTTCCATTATTGTAATGATGATGAATCACTAGACATTGTCTTCCCTGATTGGTCCTTCTGGGGTTG GCCTGAGATTGATATAAAGCCATGGAGGACTACATTGGAGTCCCTAAAAGAAGGCAATAAAAGGATCGAATGGAAGGATAGAAAGCCCTATGCCTTCTGGAAAGGAAACCCATACATGTCTCGAACAAGAATGGAACTTATGAAGTGCAGGATCTCTGACAAACACGACTGGAATGTTCATTTATATATCCAA GATTGGTATAAAGAATCTAAACAAGgattcaaaaactcaaaactagaAGATCAATGCACCCATAG atataaaatttacatagaAGGATCGACATGGTCAGTGAGTGAAAAGTACATTCTAGCTTGCAATTCCATGACCTTGCTACTAATGCCTCAGTACCATGAATTTTTCACAAGAAGCTTGGTGCCCATGCAACACTACTGGCCCATCAAAGTAACTGATAATGTATGCAGAGATCTTAAGCTTGCTGTCGAATGGGGCAATAATCACACAGACAAA GCACAAGCTATTGGAGAGGCAGCAAGCAAATTCATTCAAGAGAATCTTAAAATGGACTTTATTTATGACTACATGTTTCACTTGTTAAGTGAATACTCAAAGCTCTTGAAATTTGAACCAACAATTCCTCTAGGAGCGCTTGAGGTTTGTTCAGAAACAATGGTATGTCTAGAGGGTAATAAATTTTGGAGGATTAAGAATTTCATGGTGGAGTCCATGGTGAAATCCCCTAGGGATACACTTCCATGCACAATGCCTCCTCCTTTGTGA